The bacterium genome includes a region encoding these proteins:
- a CDS encoding cytochrome c biogenesis protein ResB produces the protein MSQPLEPQASTNPADSAAPRRRASLGIRAWRFFKSLKMGLLLLGLIALACVYGTVFYAANSVLGDNAIPLAKERVFNAGWFFALMAVFFVQFIISTWHVTKMSFGIWGKREFRSSRDYFRLGEGRATVAVKGGPDRVEKVLRQRFTRAHRDGNRFFAHRGLRARIGPTIVHAGIVMILLTGLMRILLDRNGMILSEGRFIAAEGETTNEILVPKYRDQAVGGSNVQSLRIPFEVTVLDFDEIKHANSNAPAYFSSLIKVRDLQTGDVRVAKLDMNHSHTIGSLQFHQAGYQPLPPIQTYRVDFDVRDAQTGERIAVTDASPQTRVQVGNESLFLEIDGEQPGNDWRMYSAESPSEPIATGQLLAPAGETEFSFKATEIYPDFRVRKTGEDGGLEPYNASNDPNYPAVHVVLLRDGMPQGETWLFLDPSLAPMMPAVDDRLRLELDDLQVARDTESIDWTDPALFRMVIRAIDPNTDEEISRQVVRLGAESQPITLAAAPGAENLPPDGAEFAIYPIGRSMRYMTILSVVDEPTVPYNVAGVLLIALGAVITFTGRYRAFYGLWDEEEERLHLALVPRFGTAPDPKELEALVDELQGAGTQDAPKAGARTSLAAES, from the coding sequence GTGAGTCAACCGTTGGAACCACAAGCGAGCACGAATCCGGCGGATTCGGCCGCTCCGCGCCGACGCGCCAGCCTGGGCATCCGCGCCTGGAGATTCTTCAAATCATTGAAGATGGGCCTCCTGTTGCTGGGCCTGATCGCCTTGGCCTGTGTCTACGGAACAGTCTTCTACGCGGCTAACAGCGTGCTCGGCGATAACGCGATTCCGCTCGCGAAGGAGCGCGTGTTCAACGCGGGCTGGTTCTTTGCGCTGATGGCTGTCTTCTTTGTCCAGTTCATCATCTCGACGTGGCACGTCACGAAGATGAGCTTCGGCATCTGGGGGAAGCGGGAGTTCCGCAGCTCGCGGGATTACTTCCGCCTTGGCGAGGGCCGCGCGACAGTCGCCGTAAAGGGTGGACCGGATCGCGTCGAGAAGGTGCTCCGGCAGCGGTTCACGCGCGCCCATCGCGACGGGAATCGCTTCTTTGCCCACCGGGGACTCCGCGCCCGAATCGGCCCGACAATCGTTCATGCAGGAATCGTCATGATCCTGCTGACGGGCTTAATGCGGATTCTGCTGGATCGCAATGGAATGATTCTGAGCGAAGGGCGCTTCATCGCGGCCGAGGGCGAAACGACAAACGAGATTCTCGTCCCGAAGTATCGCGACCAGGCGGTCGGCGGCTCGAATGTGCAATCGCTGAGGATTCCGTTCGAAGTCACAGTCTTGGATTTCGACGAGATCAAGCATGCGAACTCGAATGCCCCGGCGTATTTCTCTTCGTTGATCAAGGTCCGCGACCTGCAGACCGGCGACGTGCGCGTGGCGAAGTTGGACATGAATCACAGCCACACGATCGGCAGTCTGCAATTCCACCAGGCGGGCTACCAGCCGCTGCCGCCGATTCAGACGTACCGTGTGGACTTCGACGTGCGCGACGCACAGACAGGCGAACGCATCGCCGTGACGGACGCCAGCCCCCAAACCCGCGTGCAGGTCGGCAACGAGTCTCTCTTCCTCGAGATTGACGGCGAACAACCCGGGAACGATTGGCGGATGTACTCGGCGGAGTCGCCGTCGGAGCCAATCGCCACGGGCCAGTTGCTGGCGCCGGCGGGAGAGACCGAATTCTCTTTCAAGGCGACGGAGATCTACCCCGACTTCCGCGTTCGCAAAACGGGCGAGGACGGCGGGCTGGAGCCGTACAATGCTTCCAACGATCCGAACTACCCGGCCGTCCACGTGGTGTTGCTGCGGGATGGAATGCCGCAGGGCGAGACGTGGCTGTTCCTGGATCCGTCGCTGGCCCCAATGATGCCGGCCGTGGACGATCGGCTACGATTGGAACTGGACGATCTGCAGGTGGCGCGAGACACGGAAAGCATCGATTGGACGGATCCGGCGCTGTTCCGGATGGTCATTCGAGCGATCGATCCGAACACCGATGAGGAGATTTCGCGACAAGTCGTCAGGCTTGGCGCCGAAAGCCAGCCAATCACGCTTGCGGCCGCCCCAGGAGCAGAGAATCTGCCGCCCGACGGAGCCGAATTCGCCATCTATCCGATCGGCCGATCAATGCGCTACATGACGATTCTTTCCGTCGTGGACGAACCGACGGTTCCGTACAACGTGGCGGGCGTACTGCTCATTGCCCTGGGCGCGGTGATCACCTTCACGGGTCGCTATCGGGCGTTTTACGGGCTGTGGGATGAGGAAGAGGAGAGACTGCACCTCGCGCTGGTTCCAAGGTTCGGCACGGCGCCGGATCCGAAGGAGCTCGAGGCGCTGGTGGATGAGTTGCAAGGCGCCGGTACGCAAGATGCTCCAAAGGCCGGAGCGCGGACTTCACTGGCCGCAGAATCGTAA